A window from Gemmatimonadota bacterium encodes these proteins:
- a CDS encoding acyl-CoA dehydrogenase family protein: MIDADGVRAFLEPAHLEFAARASAFADESLAPRAEPEDDGAGRVEARALAEVMGSAGLFAPIGDGDLRAACLAREAIAFASPLADAVWALQALGLTPILRAGTEAQRERWADPVLSGRALAAFAMTEPEAGSDVASMTTRAIREGDAWVLDGAKHLISNAGIADLYAVFASTDPDARSRGISCFLVPADTDGLSFEGAQIMSAPHPLGRIALRGCRVPADALVGEANRGFMLGLATLDRLRPTVGAAACGMARRALEEALSHARTRRQFGRPLAEFQIVKEKLGRMAIELDAARLLVYRAAWTADEGADRVTVTAAKAKAFATEAAQRIIDEAVQIVGGPGVLAEHPVERLYRSVRALRIYEGTTEIQRMIVADALLQSRAP; encoded by the coding sequence ATGATCGACGCCGACGGCGTGCGCGCGTTCCTCGAGCCGGCCCACCTGGAGTTCGCGGCGCGCGCCTCGGCCTTCGCGGATGAGTCCCTCGCCCCCCGCGCCGAGCCCGAGGACGACGGCGCCGGGCGCGTCGAGGCGCGCGCGCTGGCGGAGGTCATGGGCTCGGCCGGGCTGTTCGCGCCCATCGGGGACGGCGACCTGCGCGCGGCGTGCCTCGCGCGCGAGGCGATCGCGTTCGCCTCGCCCCTGGCGGACGCGGTGTGGGCGCTGCAGGCGCTCGGCCTGACCCCCATCCTGCGCGCGGGTACCGAGGCGCAGAGAGAGCGCTGGGCCGACCCCGTGCTGAGCGGTCGCGCGCTGGCGGCGTTCGCCATGACCGAGCCCGAGGCGGGTTCGGACGTGGCTTCCATGACCACGCGCGCGATTCGCGAGGGTGACGCCTGGGTCCTGGACGGCGCCAAGCACCTCATATCCAACGCGGGCATCGCCGACCTCTACGCGGTCTTCGCGTCGACCGACCCGGACGCCCGCAGCCGGGGCATCAGTTGCTTCCTCGTCCCCGCCGACACCGACGGACTCTCGTTCGAAGGCGCGCAGATCATGTCCGCCCCGCACCCGCTCGGCCGGATCGCGCTGCGCGGCTGCCGGGTCCCCGCCGACGCGCTGGTGGGGGAGGCGAATCGCGGCTTCATGCTCGGGCTCGCCACCCTGGACCGGCTGCGCCCCACGGTCGGCGCCGCGGCCTGCGGCATGGCGAGAAGGGCGCTGGAGGAGGCCCTGAGCCACGCGCGCACCCGGCGCCAGTTCGGCAGGCCGCTCGCGGAGTTCCAGATCGTCAAGGAAAAGCTCGGCCGCATGGCCATCGAGCTCGACGCCGCGCGGCTGCTGGTCTATCGCGCGGCGTGGACGGCCGATGAGGGCGCGGATCGGGTCACGGTCACGGCGGCCAAGGCGAAGGCGTTCGCGACCGAGGCCGCGCAGCGGATCATCGACGAGGCGGTCCAGATCGTCGGCGGCCCCGGGGTGCTGGCGGAGCACCCGGTGGAGCGCCTCTATCGGTCGGTGCGCGCGCTGCGGATCTACGAGGGGACGACCGAGATCCAGCGCATGATCGTGGCCGACGCGCTGCTCCAGTCGCGGGCTCCATGA